The Natranaeroarchaeum aerophilus DNA segment GACGTCATCGACGAGTACAACATCCAGCGGGAAGCCGTCCCGACGACGGTGATCGGAAGTGAGCACTGGATCGGGGACTCATCAGATATCAGGGACGCTATCCAGGCCAAGGTGTCGGACTGTCGCGAGGAGTCGGGCTGTCAGCCATCTGCTGTCGTGTGATGGGGCAGTCAGTCCAGCGGACTACCCGAAACTTTCGACCGCTGCAGCATCGAAGTCCCCTCCGGCATCGCTGACCGCGTCCCGGGCCGCCTCGACGAACGACTGGAAGCCGAACACGTACAGCTGCCCCTCGTCGACGACCGACGCGACGGCAGTGGTGAACGCCCCGGTATCCTCGCCGATGATCGTAACGTCCGCACCGGCCTCGACCAGCGCGTCCAGGCGCTGCTCGTGGGCTGGCGCGTCGTCCTGATACACGATTACTGCGTCGTTGCCCGTCTCGGTGGCTGCTTCGGCGATGCCGACAGCAGGCCCGACGCCCGGTCCGCCCGCGAGTACGACAACGTCCCCATCCTCGTATGCGACACTCCCGAAGGGACCCTCGATCCGCAGCGTGTCGCCCGCTTCCCGATCGGCCAGCCACGGTGAGAGGTCCCCCTCGGGATCGACCCCCACGGTGATCTCGAAGGTATCCTCGACGTCCGGCGAGGAGAGAGTGTAGTAGCGAGCGATCTCCTCGCCGTCGACGGTACCGTAGAGCCTGACAAACTGACCGGGCTTCGCGTCGAAGTCGGTGGGCGTTTCGAGTTCCAGAGCGATCGTCTCCGGTCCGACGGTGGCGACCGCGCGAACCGCGACCTCGGTCTCGTCCATGGACGAACTACGCCGTTCGGTCCCTAATGGGTTGTGTTTGGAGCACCGTTACAATCCACTCCCGGCAACACGGAATTGGTCATGGACCGATTCCACATAAATTATTGGGTAGGTGTTTCAGAAGGCTTTTGCCGTGTCGCAGACAACTCGGGTCTCAATACATGCCATCAGATCTGAACTGGGCGATCGGCGGAGAAGCCGGTGATGGGATCGACTCTACCGGGAAAATCTTCGCTCAGGCGCTGTCGCGCGCTGGCCGTCACGTCTTTACGTCGAAGGACTTCGCGTCCCGGATTCGCGGCGGATACACGGCCTACAAGATTCGAACGTCGACGGAGAAGGTCCAGAGCGTCGTCGACCGGTTAGATCTGCTGGTGGCACTGACACAGCGAACGATCGACGAGAACCTCGACGAACTCCACGAGGAGAGCGTCATCATTTACGACGGCGAGCGCTCGTGGGAGGCGGAGATTCCCGACGAGATCACCGGTGTGAGCGTCCCCCTCAAATCGCTTGCCGAGGACGCTGGCGGGGCAATTATGGCGAACACGGTCGCGCTCGGAGCGGCCTGTGAGATCGCCTCGTTCCCAATCGAGAACCTCGACGAGTCCCTCGAAAAGCGCTTCGGTGACAAGGGCTCGAAGATCGTCGAGAACAACAAGGATGCAGCACGCCTGGGCCGGGATCACGTCCAGGAGCACTACGGTGAGTTCGACTACGAGCTGGAGACGACCGACAACGACTACGTCCTGCTCAACGGCGACGAGGCCATCGGAATGGGAGCGATCGCTGCTGGCTGTCGGTTCTACGCCGGCTACCCCATTACCCCCGCGACGGACGTGATGCACTACCTGATCGGCCGAATCGAGCAGTACGGCGGCCACGTCATTCAGGCTGAAGACGAGCTGTCGGCGATCAACATGGCGCTCGGAGCGGCCCGCGCCGGTGCCCGGTCAATGACGGCGACGTCCGGTCCGGGAATCGATCTGATGGCAGAAACCTTCGGCCTCGCGGCGACCAGCGAAACGCCGCTCGTGATCTGTGACGTGATGCGGTCCGGCCCCTCTACCGGGATGCCGACCAAACAGGAGCAGGGCGACCTGAACATGACGCTGTACGGCGGGCATGGCGAGGTGCCACGCTTTGTCGTCGCGCCGACGACGATCTCGGAGTGTTTCCACAAAACGGTTGAGGCGTTCAACCTCGCAGAAAAGTACCAGCTTCCGGTCTATCTCGTCTCGGACCTCGCGCTTGCGGTCACCGAGGAAACGTTCGACCCGATGGAGTTCGACATGGACGACGTCGAGGTCGAGCGCGGAAAGGTCGTCGACGAGGACGACGTCGATGAGTGGCTCGACGAGGAGGGACGGTTCCGCGCGCACGCCGACACCGAGGACGGGATCAGTCCTCGTTCGCTCCCAGGGACGGCCGACGGGGCACACATGTCGACCGGCCTCGAACACGACGAGCTCGGCCGTCGAACCGAGAGTACCGACATGCGCGTCAAACAGGTCGA contains these protein-coding regions:
- a CDS encoding FAD-dependent oxidoreductase, translated to MDETEVAVRAVATVGPETIALELETPTDFDAKPGQFVRLYGTVDGEEIARYYTLSSPDVEDTFEITVGVDPEGDLSPWLADREAGDTLRIEGPFGSVAYEDGDVVVLAGGPGVGPAVGIAEAATETGNDAVIVYQDDAPAHEQRLDALVEAGADVTIIGEDTGAFTTAVASVVDEGQLYVFGFQSFVEAARDAVSDAGGDFDAAAVESFG
- a CDS encoding 2-oxoacid:acceptor oxidoreductase subunit alpha, producing the protein MPSDLNWAIGGEAGDGIDSTGKIFAQALSRAGRHVFTSKDFASRIRGGYTAYKIRTSTEKVQSVVDRLDLLVALTQRTIDENLDELHEESVIIYDGERSWEAEIPDEITGVSVPLKSLAEDAGGAIMANTVALGAACEIASFPIENLDESLEKRFGDKGSKIVENNKDAARLGRDHVQEHYGEFDYELETTDNDYVLLNGDEAIGMGAIAAGCRFYAGYPITPATDVMHYLIGRIEQYGGHVIQAEDELSAINMALGAARAGARSMTATSGPGIDLMAETFGLAATSETPLVICDVMRSGPSTGMPTKQEQGDLNMTLYGGHGEVPRFVVAPTTISECFHKTVEAFNLAEKYQLPVYLVSDLALAVTEETFDPMEFDMDDVEVERGKVVDEDDVDEWLDEEGRFRAHADTEDGISPRSLPGTADGAHMSTGLEHDELGRRTESTDMRVKQVDKRQRKVETARERETFDCREFGKTDADTLVISWGSNEGALVEALDLLEDEGIDVRVLSVPYIFPRPDLTDAVEDAEDVIVVECNKTGQFADLIEHDVLTRVKRINKYTGVRFKADELAEEIRGALAADTEVKA